TCGACACAAGCGGATTGTCCGGCTTGTTCACAAGCTTTCCCGCACTTTTGTCCAGGAATATCCACAGTCATGCAGTCCGTTCATCGCTCATCTGCCCTTAACTGGGAGATCTTCTGTCAGGTTGTGGATAATTTTGGGGATATTGGCGTCTGCTGGCGGCTCGCACGCGATCTCGCGGCTCGGACGGGATCTCAGGTCCGCTTGTGGGTGGACGATTGGACGGTGCTGACGCGCATCTGTCCCGAGGCACGAACGCTCGATCCGCAGCAGGGGGGACGGGTTGCCGGTGTCGACTTGCGGCAGTGGACGGATCCGTTCCCGCGGGTGGCGCCGGCCGATGTCGTGATCGAGGCGTTCGCCTGCGAGATCCCGGAGGCGCACCTGCAGGCAATGGCGGCGCGAACGCCGGTGCCGGTGTGGATCAATCTCGAGTACCTGTCGGCCGAGGACTGGGTGGCCGGTTGTCATGCGCTGGCATCGCCGCATCCGCGCCTGCCGCTGGTGAAGCACTTCTTCTTTCCCGGTTTCGACGAAGGCACGGGGGGCCTGCTGCGCGAGCCGGACCTGCTCGCGCGCCGCGATGCCTTCCGCGCCGATTCGGCCGGGCGGGGCGACTGGCTCGCGCGCCGCGGCGTGCTTGCCGGCCATGACGAGACCTGCGTGTCGCTGTTCGCCTACGAACAGGCCCGGCTGCCCGGCCTCATCCGCCTCTGGACGCAGGGGGCGCAGCGACTGCATGTGCTGGTTCCCGAAGGGCGGGTGCTGGGCGATGTCGAACGTGCGCTGGGGCGCACCGCGCTGAAGGTCGGCGATTGCATTCACGAAGGCAGTCTGAGCGTGCATGTGCTGCCCTTCACCGACCAGGATGGCTACGACGAGCTGCTGTGGGCCTGCGACCTGAACTTCGTGCGCGGTGAGGATTCCTTCGTGCGCGCACAGTGGGCCGGCGTGCCCTGCGTGTGGCAGATCTATCCGCAGGACGAGGATGCGCACTTCGACAAGCTCGAGGCCTTCATGGCCCGCTACCTTGCCGGTGCGGCCCTGCCCGAGGCGGAAGCGTTCGGCGCCTTCTGGCGCGCCTGGAACGGACGCGGTGACCCGGCGGCCGCCTGGCCGGCCTTCGCCGCCGCGCTGCCCGGACTGCAGCGTCGTGCCGCGCGCTGGTGCGACGACCTGGCGCGACAATCGGATCTTGTTTCACGCTTGACAGGATTCTGTTCCCACATTCCGGCCGTCGCGGGGTAGAATCCCGCGCCTAATTTTCAAAGACATGCGGCTCTCGCCGCGTCGATTTCATTCAGGAAACAGCATGAAAACCGCTCAGGAACTCCGCTCCGGCAACGTCATCATGGTCGGTAGCGACCCGCTGGTGGTGCAGAAGGCCGAATACAACAAGTCCGGCCGCAACGCCGCGGTCGTCAAGATGAAGCTCAAGAACCTGCTGACCGGCGCGCCCTCCGAATCGGTCTACAAGGCTGACGACAAGTTCGAAGTGGTCGTGCTCGACCGCAAGGAAGTGACCTACTCCTACTTCGCCGATCCGATGTACGTGTTCATGGACGCCGACTACGAGCAGTACGAAGTCGAAGCCGAGAACATGACCGACGCGCTGAAGTACCTCGAAGACGGCCTGCAGTGCGAAGTCGTGTTCTACAACGGCAAGGCCATCTCGGTCGAACTGCCGAACAGCGTCGTGCGCGAAGTCGTCTACACCGAGCCTGCCGTCAAGGGCGACACCTCGGGCAAGGTCATGAAGCCGGCCAAGATCTCCACGGGCTTCGAGCTGCCGGTGCCGGCCTTCGTCGAAATCGGTGACAAGATCGAGATCGACACCCGTACCGACGAGTACAAGAACCGCGTCAAGTAATCGACGTCGTTCTGCAAGCGAAAGGGCCCGCGTGGCCCTTTTGTTTTCTTGAGCGTCGAACCAGGCGTGCCGTGTGTTGTCTTCCTTGGCACAATCCTGTCGTTCCTCGTCAACTCACCGTCATCGCCGCCATGAAGCCCCTGATTGTCACCCTCGCCGGCCCGATCCTGATGCTGCTTGCCGCCTGTGCGCCCGAGGCCCCCGCGGAGAAAGCGGAGAAGGCGGCAAGCGAAGCGGCCGAGGCCGCGCGCGAGGCGCTCGACAAGGCGGGCGAGGCGGTGAAGAAGCTCGGCGAGTCCGGTAGCGCGGCCGCCCAGGCGGTGGTCGAGTCCGCCACCGAGAAGGTGAAGGAAGGCGCAGAAGTGGCCGAAGAGGCGGTGCGCGAGAATTCGGACGTCGCCCGCGAAGTCACCGATGCGGGCGTGCGTGACGCCAAGGAGGCTGCCGAAGCCGCGGCCCAGCGGATCGCCGACGCGACGCGCGGCGCGGCGCAACGCCTGAAGGAAGCCGGCCAGGGCGCGCTCGGCAGCGTGCGTCCGCGCGAGGATGGCGCACCGGTCGAGGACGCCACGGTCGAGGCGGCGACGGAACCGAAACCCGACGCCGTGAAGTGAGTCCGGCTCC
This genomic window from Thauera humireducens contains:
- the earP gene encoding elongation factor P maturation arginine rhamnosyltransferase EarP; this encodes MQSVHRSSALNWEIFCQVVDNFGDIGVCWRLARDLAARTGSQVRLWVDDWTVLTRICPEARTLDPQQGGRVAGVDLRQWTDPFPRVAPADVVIEAFACEIPEAHLQAMAARTPVPVWINLEYLSAEDWVAGCHALASPHPRLPLVKHFFFPGFDEGTGGLLREPDLLARRDAFRADSAGRGDWLARRGVLAGHDETCVSLFAYEQARLPGLIRLWTQGAQRLHVLVPEGRVLGDVERALGRTALKVGDCIHEGSLSVHVLPFTDQDGYDELLWACDLNFVRGEDSFVRAQWAGVPCVWQIYPQDEDAHFDKLEAFMARYLAGAALPEAEAFGAFWRAWNGRGDPAAAWPAFAAALPGLQRRAARWCDDLARQSDLVSRLTGFCSHIPAVAG
- the efp gene encoding elongation factor P, with amino-acid sequence MKTAQELRSGNVIMVGSDPLVVQKAEYNKSGRNAAVVKMKLKNLLTGAPSESVYKADDKFEVVVLDRKEVTYSYFADPMYVFMDADYEQYEVEAENMTDALKYLEDGLQCEVVFYNGKAISVELPNSVVREVVYTEPAVKGDTSGKVMKPAKISTGFELPVPAFVEIGDKIEIDTRTDEYKNRVK